A genomic region of [Eubacterium] eligens ATCC 27750 contains the following coding sequences:
- a CDS encoding Mini-ribonuclease 3, whose translation MEQSLDNDLVKCIYEGLDMKHTEPSQLSPLVLAYIGDSIYDLVIKTWVIEQGNMQVNKLNKKTSSIVKAESQSAMIGVIEPMLSEHEEAVYKRGRNAKSYTSAKNASIGDYRRATGFEALMGYLYLSGQYERMMELVKAGLESLELK comes from the coding sequence ATGGAGCAGAGCCTAGATAACGACCTTGTAAAATGCATATATGAAGGCCTGGATATGAAGCATACAGAGCCTTCGCAGTTATCACCTCTTGTTCTTGCATATATCGGGGACAGCATATATGACCTTGTCATTAAGACATGGGTTATAGAACAGGGGAATATGCAGGTTAATAAGCTTAACAAGAAAACGAGCAGTATTGTTAAGGCTGAATCCCAATCTGCCATGATAGGTGTAATAGAGCCAATGCTCAGTGAACATGAGGAAGCTGTGTATAAGAGAGGACGTAATGCAAAGTCATACACATCTGCCAAGAATGCAAGCATTGGAGATTACAGAAGGGCAACGGGTTTTGAGGCTCTTATGGGATATCTGTATCTTAGTGGGCAGTATGAGCGGATGATGGAACTGGTTAAAGCAGGACTGGAAAGCCTTGAGTTAAAGTAG